One Phormidium ambiguum IAM M-71 DNA window includes the following coding sequences:
- a CDS encoding WD40 repeat domain-containing serine/threonine-protein kinase, producing MICCLNPNCNQPLNPPGRKVCQICGSKLEPLLRNRYRVVKPIGQGGFGRTYLAADQDMLNASCVIKQFSVQSQGAQSQEKAIELFNKEAYRLHELGVHPQIPTLLAYFEQDKRLYLVQQFIEGQNLYQELVQQGAFNEGKVREVLRDILPVLKFVHERQVIHRDITPTNIIRRKSDGKLVLIDFGIAKQITESTASQPGTKIGTEGYAPLEQLRNGQVFPASDIYSLGATCIYLMTQVKPDSLYNPLNGQWIWRDYLRKKGIDVSDNLTQILDKMLKDWVNERYQSADLVLQDLNVVGWQPATPKNPPPPKTSPVTPQATVSRSPEPNPNPNASVSGRFNVAKTPIFQNRNMRRPITPPPASRPPNSSSAKRVWRCVNTLTGHTSWVMAVAISLNKQVIASGGLDDQIKVWSSQTGELLHNLPGHTKAVNSLSISPDGLILASGSDDEKIKLWNLHTATLMQTLTEHSRDVNAVAISPDGQMLVSGGDDRTIKLWRLKNGLPIRTLFAAAGMIKAIAIHPKGLFIATGGLDNQIKLWKLATGELVNTLNGHFNSVYAVAFSSDGQLLASASKDKTVKLWNVQTGELIRTFSGHSGYVNGVAISPDNQTVISASSDKTIKIWRLETGELLSTLNEHTSAINALAMSVDGQLIVSASSDKTIKIWQGFG from the coding sequence ATGATATGTTGCCTTAATCCCAATTGTAATCAGCCGTTGAATCCTCCAGGTAGAAAGGTCTGCCAAATCTGTGGGAGTAAACTAGAACCACTGTTGAGAAACCGTTACCGCGTAGTCAAACCTATTGGTCAGGGAGGATTTGGCAGAACTTATCTCGCAGCAGATCAAGATATGTTAAATGCTAGCTGCGTGATTAAGCAATTTTCCGTACAGTCCCAAGGGGCGCAATCTCAAGAAAAAGCGATCGAACTTTTTAACAAAGAAGCATATAGACTTCATGAACTAGGAGTACATCCGCAAATTCCTACCCTGTTAGCTTACTTTGAACAAGACAAACGTTTGTATTTAGTTCAACAGTTTATTGAAGGACAAAATTTATACCAAGAATTAGTCCAACAGGGAGCATTTAATGAAGGAAAAGTTCGAGAAGTTTTACGAGATATTTTACCTGTATTAAAATTCGTTCATGAACGACAAGTAATTCACCGCGATATTACACCAACTAACATTATTCGCCGCAAAAGTGATGGAAAATTGGTGTTAATAGATTTTGGTATTGCTAAACAAATTACAGAAAGTACCGCCTCTCAACCTGGAACCAAGATTGGTACAGAAGGTTACGCACCATTAGAACAATTGCGGAACGGACAAGTGTTTCCGGCAAGTGATATTTATAGTTTGGGTGCCACCTGTATTTATTTAATGACCCAAGTTAAACCAGATAGCCTTTATAACCCTTTAAATGGTCAATGGATTTGGCGCGATTATTTACGGAAAAAAGGGATAGATGTTAGCGATAACTTAACCCAAATCTTAGATAAAATGCTCAAAGATTGGGTGAATGAACGTTATCAATCAGCAGATTTAGTATTACAAGATTTAAATGTGGTTGGTTGGCAACCTGCAACTCCCAAAAATCCTCCACCTCCCAAAACATCGCCAGTTACTCCCCAAGCTACAGTTTCTCGATCGCCAGAACCTAATCCTAATCCTAATGCTAGTGTTTCAGGACGTTTTAATGTTGCTAAAACACCTATTTTTCAAAACAGAAATATGCGCCGTCCGATCACTCCGCCTCCTGCTTCTCGACCACCAAATTCCAGTTCAGCCAAGCGAGTTTGGCGGTGTGTTAATACTTTAACCGGACATACTTCCTGGGTAATGGCGGTAGCAATTAGTCTCAATAAACAAGTAATTGCTAGCGGTGGATTAGACGATCAAATTAAAGTTTGGAGTTCCCAAACAGGGGAACTTTTACATAATTTGCCGGGACATACAAAAGCAGTTAATTCTCTAAGTATTAGTCCTGATGGATTAATTCTTGCTAGCGGTAGCGATGATGAAAAAATCAAACTTTGGAATTTGCACACCGCTACTTTAATGCAAACTTTAACCGAACATTCTAGAGATGTGAATGCGGTAGCAATTAGTCCTGATGGACAAATGTTAGTTAGTGGTGGTGACGATCGCACAATCAAATTATGGCGGCTAAAAAATGGCTTGCCAATTCGGACTTTATTTGCCGCTGCTGGGATGATAAAGGCGATCGCAATTCATCCTAAAGGTCTGTTCATTGCCACAGGCGGTTTAGATAACCAAATTAAGCTTTGGAAACTAGCAACAGGAGAATTAGTTAATACTCTAAACGGGCATTTTAACTCAGTTTATGCCGTAGCATTTAGTTCTGATGGACAACTGCTTGCTAGTGCTAGTAAAGACAAAACCGTTAAATTATGGAATGTCCAAACTGGTGAACTAATTAGAACTTTTTCGGGGCATTCTGGCTATGTAAATGGTGTAGCAATCAGTCCCGATAACCAAACTGTAATTAGCGCCAGTAGCGACAAAACTATTAAAATATGGCGATTAGAAACAGGTGAATTACTGTCTACATTGAACGAACATACTAGTGCAATTAACGCCTTAGCAATGAGTGTTGATGGTCAATTAATTGTCAGCGCCAGTTCAGATAAAACCATCAAAATTTGGCAAGGATTTGGTTGA
- a CDS encoding DUF3593 domain-containing protein: MISKDTLFIVSLFPYLGFLWFITRSQQMPKLGLIGFYMTLVFVGVTIPAGIYAKIVLDESLANVDWLHGGAEFFLTLANILVVLGFRQGIMEQKRSPQEKS; the protein is encoded by the coding sequence ATGATTTCTAAAGACACCCTGTTTATTGTGTCACTCTTTCCTTATTTGGGTTTCTTGTGGTTTATTACCCGTTCCCAACAAATGCCAAAATTAGGTTTAATTGGGTTTTATATGACCTTGGTGTTTGTTGGTGTCACTATTCCCGCAGGAATTTACGCCAAAATAGTTCTTGACGAGTCATTAGCAAATGTTGATTGGTTACATGGTGGTGCGGAATTTTTTTTAACACTTGCTAATATTTTGGTAGTTTTAGGCTTTAGACAAGGCATAATGGAACAGAAGCGATCGCCTCAAGAAAAAAGTTAA
- a CDS encoding DUF2499 domain-containing protein, which yields MHALSIPTWIIHVSSVIEWIAAIWLIWTYGEVTKNRAWYALSIGMLPALVSAMCACTWHYFDNPKSLEWLVTLQAAMTVLGNLTLMVAGWLIWRRAKSAMVKTPES from the coding sequence ATGCACGCACTTTCAATCCCAACCTGGATCATTCACGTCTCTAGCGTTATTGAATGGATAGCAGCGATTTGGTTAATTTGGACTTATGGCGAAGTCACGAAGAACCGAGCGTGGTATGCTTTGTCGATTGGTATGTTGCCAGCTTTAGTAAGTGCGATGTGTGCTTGCACTTGGCATTATTTTGATAACCCAAAGTCTTTGGAATGGTTGGTGACTCTACAAGCGGCGATGACGGTATTGGGGAATTTGACTTTGATGGTAGCGGGTTGGTTGATTTGGCGAAGGGCTAAATCTGCTATGGTAAAAACACCTGAAAGTTAA
- a CDS encoding DUF1816 domain-containing protein: protein MSWWLEIVTKKPSCIYYFGPFDTVREAEVEKDGYIEDLNEEQAEVITARIKFHNPLQLTIDLDERGREIKVPA, encoded by the coding sequence ATGTCTTGGTGGTTAGAAATTGTTACCAAGAAGCCTAGCTGTATCTATTATTTTGGGCCTTTTGATACTGTAAGGGAAGCTGAAGTAGAGAAAGATGGTTACATAGAGGATTTAAATGAGGAACAAGCAGAAGTAATTACAGCCAGGATTAAGTTTCATAATCCGTTGCAATTAACGATCGACTTAGATGAGCGAGGAAGAGAAATCAAAGTTCCGGCTTAG
- a CDS encoding PIN/TRAM domain-containing protein: protein MLDAIIIILFILAAAGIGYDSIDLLPSTMLKPVTNIDGLRLVLAGFSAIIGAAFGLSAQTTYRRVERKVREMPVDVLLTRAIGLVLGLLVANLMLAPIFLLPIPADFGFIKPVIAVLGSVMFAVTGISLADIHGRNFLRLINPHTAETLLVAEGTLKPAATKVLDTSCIIDGRIEELLSTGFVEGQILIPQFVLRELQQVADASNDQKRVRGRRGLEILNRMKEDYQERIVIHSADYEDIPTVDAKLVRLAQEINGTLLTNDYNLSKVATLQKVPVLNINDLAHAIRPSYLPGDSLDLKILKEGKEPSQGIGYLDDGTLVVVEEGSKYVGSELRVIVTSALQTTAGRMIFARPQAVEGLKV from the coding sequence ATGCTTGACGCAATCATAATTATTTTATTTATCCTCGCAGCAGCAGGTATTGGGTACGACAGCATTGACCTCTTACCCAGCACAATGCTCAAACCAGTTACCAACATCGACGGTTTACGATTGGTACTTGCTGGTTTTAGTGCCATTATCGGCGCTGCTTTTGGTTTAAGTGCCCAGACTACCTATCGTCGCGTAGAAAGAAAAGTCCGAGAAATGCCTGTGGACGTGCTTTTAACACGCGCCATCGGTTTAGTTTTGGGATTGCTAGTAGCCAACTTGATGCTAGCACCAATTTTTCTGCTTCCCATTCCCGCAGACTTTGGTTTTATTAAGCCAGTAATTGCAGTTTTGGGTAGCGTGATGTTTGCCGTAACTGGCATCAGTTTAGCAGACATTCACGGGCGAAATTTCCTGCGGTTAATTAATCCCCATACAGCAGAAACTTTATTGGTAGCTGAAGGGACATTGAAACCAGCTGCTACAAAAGTTTTAGATACTAGCTGTATTATCGATGGTCGGATTGAAGAATTACTCAGTACGGGTTTCGTGGAAGGGCAAATTTTAATCCCACAGTTTGTTCTCCGGGAATTACAACAAGTAGCAGATGCTTCTAATGACCAAAAAAGAGTTAGAGGTCGGCGGGGTTTGGAAATTCTGAACCGGATGAAGGAAGATTATCAGGAACGAATTGTCATTCACTCTGCTGACTATGAAGATATTCCGACTGTAGATGCTAAGTTAGTCCGTTTAGCGCAGGAAATTAATGGGACTTTACTAACTAATGATTACAACTTGAGTAAAGTTGCTACCCTGCAAAAAGTACCTGTGTTAAATATTAATGATTTAGCTCATGCTATTCGTCCAAGTTACTTACCTGGTGATAGTTTAGATCTGAAAATTTTGAAAGAAGGTAAGGAACCAAGTCAAGGTATTGGTTATTTGGATGATGGCACATTAGTTGTTGTTGAGGAGGGTAGTAAATACGTGGGTAGTGAATTGCGGGTGATTGTAACTTCTGCTTTGCAAACTACCGCCGGAAGGATGATTTTTGCCCGTCCCCAAGCAGTTGAAGGTTTAAAGGTTTGA
- the hemW gene encoding radical SAM family heme chaperone HemW, with product MTTSLKILSNNEHLSLDIPTAAYVHIPFCRRRCFYCDFPISVVGDRAKGETSGTIVEYIDVLCEEISATPPQGKPLTTVFFGGGTPSLLSPQQINKILTTLANQYGISQNAEISLEIDPGTFDLAQIQGYKNAGVTRFSLGVQAFQDELLQVCGRSHTTADILAAIDLIRQVAIPEFSIDLISGLPKQTIAQWQETLEKAVVINPTHISVYDLIIEDGTAFGRYYQPGSQPLPTDETTAQMYRLTQQILTNSGYEHYEISNYAQPGHQCRHNRVYWENRPYYAFGMGAASYLNRQRFTRPKKRREYYAWVKQLIADGGIIDTPQVDEQDILLETLMLGLRLAEGLELAVLAEKFSQETLEKIWHGVQPYYQKGWVAIFATNGERISLSSNENLPIMGRLKLTDPEGFLFSNTILAALFSQLEKAE from the coding sequence ATGACTACAAGTTTAAAAATCTTGAGTAACAATGAGCATCTGAGTTTAGATATTCCGACTGCGGCTTATGTTCATATTCCCTTTTGTCGGCGGCGTTGTTTTTATTGTGATTTTCCGATTTCGGTGGTGGGCGATCGCGCAAAAGGCGAAACTTCTGGGACAATTGTGGAATATATTGATGTCCTCTGTGAGGAAATTTCTGCAACTCCTCCCCAAGGAAAACCTTTAACAACGGTTTTCTTCGGTGGGGGAACTCCGTCACTGTTATCGCCACAACAAATTAACAAAATTTTAACAACTTTAGCTAATCAATATGGAATTAGCCAAAATGCAGAAATTTCTTTAGAAATCGATCCGGGAACCTTTGATTTAGCGCAAATTCAAGGGTATAAAAATGCTGGTGTAACACGATTTAGTTTAGGTGTACAAGCCTTTCAGGATGAATTGTTGCAAGTTTGTGGTCGATCGCATACTACCGCTGATATTTTGGCAGCAATTGATTTGATTCGTCAAGTTGCAATTCCTGAATTTAGTATTGATTTAATCTCTGGACTACCAAAACAAACGATCGCCCAATGGCAAGAAACTTTAGAAAAAGCGGTTGTAATTAACCCAACTCACATTTCTGTTTATGATCTAATTATCGAAGATGGTACAGCTTTTGGTCGCTATTATCAACCTGGTTCTCAACCCTTACCCACCGATGAAACCACAGCCCAAATGTACCGCCTTACCCAACAAATTTTAACTAATTCCGGTTACGAACATTACGAAATTTCCAACTACGCCCAACCCGGACATCAATGCCGTCATAATCGAGTTTACTGGGAAAATCGTCCCTATTACGCCTTTGGGATGGGTGCAGCTAGTTACCTCAATCGTCAGCGTTTTACTCGTCCCAAAAAACGCAGAGAATACTACGCTTGGGTAAAACAATTAATTGCTGACGGTGGAATTATAGATACTCCCCAAGTTGACGAACAAGATATTTTATTAGAAACATTAATGTTAGGCTTGCGATTAGCCGAAGGTTTAGAATTAGCAGTTTTAGCCGAAAAATTTAGTCAAGAAACCTTAGAAAAGATTTGGCATGGGGTACAACCTTATTATCAAAAAGGGTGGGTAGCAATATTCGCAACTAATGGCGAAAGAATTTCCCTTTCTTCTAATGAAAATTTACCTATTATGGGTAGATTAAAATTAACCGATCCTGAAGGCTTTTTGTTTTCAAATACTATACTTGCGGCTTTGTTTAGTCAGCTAGAAAAAGCAGAATAA